One segment of Carya illinoinensis cultivar Pawnee chromosome 1, C.illinoinensisPawnee_v1, whole genome shotgun sequence DNA contains the following:
- the LOC122317890 gene encoding putative ubiquitin-conjugating enzyme E2 38, with protein MALSENGEIEVTGASFSRFDVVSDQSDHSYFLLNRPKKDSGDCFVNDNSKTHKKIMQEWRILEKNLPESIFVRVYEKRIDLLRAVIVGASGTPYHDGLFFFDLAFPPDYPARPPQVHYRSYGMRLNPNLYANGRVCLSLLNTWAGKKSEKWNPSESTVLQVLLSIQALVLNEKPYFNEPGNGMLGRSIWEKKSQAYNEDVFILSCKTMLFLLRRPPKNFEEFVARHFRELGDRIVRACNAYRTGTVRVGYYGDYGSSSSSSTSIDVSDRFKASVQKLYPELVTAFHRVGASVGNFVERLKVEIQTPPSSKARAVAKRQRGVGIAKKVLRGITKILGLKKSGKIKADATEKKFSRKGCSFAMHCERERGEVGDIIGI; from the coding sequence ATGGCCCTGTCTGAGAACGGCGAGATTGAAGTGACGGGCGCATCTTTCAGCCGATTCGACGTCGTCTCGGATCAGTCCGATCACTCCTACTTCCTCCTGAACCGGCCCAAAAAGGACTCCGGAGATTGCTTTGTTAATGATAACAGTAAGACGCACAAGAAGATCATGCAGGAGTGGAGGATTCTAGAGAAGAACCTCCCGGAGTCGATCTTCGTGCGGGTCTACGAGAAGCGCATCGATTTGCTCAGAGCCGTGATCGTCGGCGCCTCCGGCACACCGTACCACGATGGGCTCTTCTTCTTTGACCTCGCCTTCCCACCCGATTACCCGGCTCGACCGCCCCAGGTCCATTACCGTTCGTACGGGATGCGGCTCAATCCGAATCTGTACGCCAACGGGCGGGTGTGCTTGTCCCTGCTCAACACCTGGGCCGGTAAGAAAAGCGAGAAGTGGAACCCGTCTGAGTCCACTGTGCTCCAGGTCTTGCTCTCAATACAAGCGCTGGTTCTCAACGAGAAACCATACTTTAACGAACCGGGTAACGGGATGCTGGGTCGATCCATCTGGGAAAAGAAGTCGCAGGCGTATAACGAGGACGTGTTCATCTTATCGTGCAAGACAATGCTCTTTTTGCTGCGAAGGCCGCCGAAGAATTTCGAGGAATTTGTGGCCAGGCATTTTAGGGAGCTTGGGGATAGGATAGTAAGGGCTTGTAATGCTTATAGAACTGGTACCGTGAGAGTTGGCTACTATGGAGATTATGGGTCATCGTCATCGTCATCAACGAGCATCGATGTGTCGGACAGATTCAAAGCGTCAGTGCAGAAGCTTTACCCCGAGCTCGTTACAGCTTTTCATAGGGTCGGGGCTTCAGTGGGGAATTTCGTCGAACGGTTGAAGGTGGAAATCCAAACGCCGCCGTCGTCGAAAGCTCGAGCAGTTGCGAAAAGGCAGCGCGGTGTTGGGATTGCAAAGAAAGTCCTCCGGGGAATAACGAAGATCTTGGGATTGAAGAAGAGTGGAAAAATCAAAGCGGATGCGACCGAAAAGAAGTTTTCTCGAAAGGGGTGCTCATTCGCAATGcactgtgagagagagaggggcgaGGTGGGCGACATAATTGGGATTTGA